From the Leptospira barantonii genome, the window TTCTCGTCCGGAATCGGATGACCCGCTTCCAGAATTTCCAAAGGCGGAAATTTATTTCCAGACGTATGTCCGTATTTGGTAAGAATGATTCCCGCAAAAATTTGATCTTTTAAAATTTCATACGCGGACGATGCCATTTCCTCGGCGGCTTTTCCGATCGAAAGAAGTAGGATTCTTCCCGAAGGTTTCGAGTTTGTCAGAAAGTTGTGAACTGCCGGACCCGGAAGAGATTTGCGAATCGCAAACGAGCCCAGATAAGACAAAACGGATCGGGGAGAACGGAGTTCCGGGATTGGATTTTGGTGAAAATCGAGCCGAGGCACGAAATCATAATTCGATTCTTCGCCGGAAAAAAGAAGTCTTTATTTCCTTTGACATTTGATTTCGAAAAACCAATGTAGTTCCGCGCGGGAATTGCGGAAACGTTAGACGCCGCATTCGAATCGCGATCGCAATCAGGAGAATTCATGTCCGAAATCAAAACCTCAACCTTAAAAAACGGAGATAGGGAATACAAATACCTAAGTCTCGGTAAGGGGAAAAATCTCGCTTTTTTCTTTCACGGATTTCCGGACGACGCGGGTTCGATGAAGGAACTCATGGAAATTTTTTCCAAGAAGGATTTTACCTGTATCGCGCCGTATATGAGGGGATATTCTCCCGGTTCCAACATTCCTTTTTCGACGACCGTGAGCATCGCGGAACTCGCGGGTGATCTGAAGTTTATCATAGAATCCTTAAAGACAAAATTCAAATCGGAGAACACGATTTTGGTCGGTCACGATTGGGGGGCGATCGCTTCCTACGCAGTTGCGAATCTTTCGCCGGGATCGATCGACGCGTTAGTCGCTCTTTCCGTTCCTCCGCTTCCAACCTATATCAAAAATCTTTTTATTTATCCGTCGCAGATCATCAGAAGTTGGTACATTCTATTCTTTCAGTTGAGAGCGGGAATTCCGGAATCGGCTCTTCTCAAAAACGAACTTCTACGCAGACTCTGGGAGGATTGGAGCCCCGGTTGGAAAATTCCGGAAGATCGTTTCCGAGAAGTTTCCGAAAATCTGAAAGTTCCCGAACATCTGACCGCCGCGCTCGGATATTACAGAGGTTTGTTGACCCCGGGAAATTTCGCTCTTTGGAATTCGAGCAGAGAACTTGTGTTCCAGAAAATTTCCGTTCCCACCTTGGTTCTGGCCGGGGAAAACGACGAATGTATTTCCACTTCGGTTTATAAGGGATTGGAATCCGAGTTTTATTCCAGGGTTTCGTTTAAGGTGATCGCGAAGGCCGGGCATTTTTTGCCCTTGGAATCGCCCGCTCAGGTCGGGAAAGAAATATTCAATTTTTTAAAATTAGAATAACTGCATATTTAAGCGTTATGACTCCGAGTTTTCGCGCCCACGGCTAGGTTTTGCACTCACGACGTCATTCCGTAACGGCCGACGGTTTCGAGGTTCTAACCGATTTAAAATAAAAAAACCGCGTTTGGTTTTCACCAAAACGCGGCCAGATGTGTTTCGTAAGTTTGGGTTGAAAAAAGTCCGTTTTCCTCTTAACCTTCCGCGGGTGATTCCGACCACTGAATCTTAGGATTGGAATCGCTTCCTTTCGCGGAACGTTTATCCGCAAGAGATTCGAAATAGTCTTCGTAGTATGGAAAGTTCGTTCCCATGATCCGATCCCAAAAGTTGAAATAGAGGCTGTAGTTGCCGTGGAACTTTTGGTGATGCAGGTTATGGTGAGTCGACGTGTTGATCCATTTTAGAATCGGATGTCTCGTCCAGGATTTCGGTAAAAACTCATATCCCAAATGCCACCAGATGTTCATGATCATCGCATAAAACGTGTGAAACAAAAGAACATGAAAGTGGATCGGAATG encodes:
- a CDS encoding alpha/beta fold hydrolase; amino-acid sequence: MSEIKTSTLKNGDREYKYLSLGKGKNLAFFFHGFPDDAGSMKELMEIFSKKDFTCIAPYMRGYSPGSNIPFSTTVSIAELAGDLKFIIESLKTKFKSENTILVGHDWGAIASYAVANLSPGSIDALVALSVPPLPTYIKNLFIYPSQIIRSWYILFFQLRAGIPESALLKNELLRRLWEDWSPGWKIPEDRFREVSENLKVPEHLTAALGYYRGLLTPGNFALWNSSRELVFQKISVPTLVLAGENDECISTSVYKGLESEFYSRVSFKVIAKAGHFLPLESPAQVGKEIFNFLKLE